A stretch of Arachis hypogaea cultivar Tifrunner chromosome 15, arahy.Tifrunner.gnm2.J5K5, whole genome shotgun sequence DNA encodes these proteins:
- the LOC112750268 gene encoding uncharacterized protein isoform X1, with the protein MGTWKVAPALVAGCVAILKPSELASVTCLELADICKEVGLPPSSKMKRIGIDTEALKELFGKKIMELEEEKRKVQKSQDVHGQKLKALEAQVQLQHKMKQKAEQFRQWKASREKELLQLKRFAWRELQIATDNFSERNVLGQGGFQKVYKGVLPDGTKIAVKREYKQELSHYGQKINIILSKLRKQITLCNLQIEEAEYIRKLMKLFEVAYHL; encoded by the exons ATGGGTACATGGAAGGTTGCCCCTGCTCTGGTAGCTGGTTGTGTTGCAATATTGAAGCCTTCCGAATTGGCATCTGT GACATGTTTGGAGTTGGCTGACATATGCAAAGAAGTGGGCCTTCCTCCGAGT TCTAAGATGAAGCGCATTGGAATTGATACTGAAGCACTCAAAGAGCTCTTTGGGAAGAAAATTATGGAGCTTGAGGAGGAAAAAAGAAAAGTGCAG AAATCTCAAGATGTTCATGGCCAAAAATTGAAAGCACTGGAAGCACAG GTCCAATTGCAGCATAAAATGAAGCAAAAGGCAGAACAATTTCGACAATGGAAAGCTTCTCGAGAAAAGGAGTTACTTCAG CTGAAAAGATTTGCTTGGAGAGAACTGCAAATAGCTACAGACAACTTTAGTGAGAGAAATGTTTTAGGACAGGGAGGCTttcagaaggtttataaaggtgTTCTACCCGATGGCACAAAAATTGCTGTTAAAAG AGAGTATAAGCAGGAACTGTCCCACTATGGTCAAAAGATCAACATCATCCTTAGCAAACTCAGGAAGCAAATCACTCTCTGCAATCTACAGATAG AGGAGGCAGAATATATTCGCAAGCTCATGAAACTTTTCGAGGTTGCCTATCATCTTTGA
- the LOC112750268 gene encoding uncharacterized protein isoform X3, which produces MSKMKRIGIDTEALKELFGKKIMELEEEKRKVQKSQDVHGQKLKALEAQVQLQHKMKQKAEQFRQWKASREKELLQLKRFAWRELQIATDNFSERNVLGQGGFQKVYKGVLPDGTKIAVKREYKQELSHYGQKINIILSKLRKQITLCNLQIEEAEYIRKLMKLFEVAYHL; this is translated from the exons ATG TCTAAGATGAAGCGCATTGGAATTGATACTGAAGCACTCAAAGAGCTCTTTGGGAAGAAAATTATGGAGCTTGAGGAGGAAAAAAGAAAAGTGCAG AAATCTCAAGATGTTCATGGCCAAAAATTGAAAGCACTGGAAGCACAG GTCCAATTGCAGCATAAAATGAAGCAAAAGGCAGAACAATTTCGACAATGGAAAGCTTCTCGAGAAAAGGAGTTACTTCAG CTGAAAAGATTTGCTTGGAGAGAACTGCAAATAGCTACAGACAACTTTAGTGAGAGAAATGTTTTAGGACAGGGAGGCTttcagaaggtttataaaggtgTTCTACCCGATGGCACAAAAATTGCTGTTAAAAG AGAGTATAAGCAGGAACTGTCCCACTATGGTCAAAAGATCAACATCATCCTTAGCAAACTCAGGAAGCAAATCACTCTCTGCAATCTACAGATAG AGGAGGCAGAATATATTCGCAAGCTCATGAAACTTTTCGAGGTTGCCTATCATCTTTGA
- the LOC112750268 gene encoding uncharacterized protein isoform X2 encodes MGTWKVAPALVAGCVAILKPSELASVTCLELADICKESKMKRIGIDTEALKELFGKKIMELEEEKRKVQKSQDVHGQKLKALEAQVQLQHKMKQKAEQFRQWKASREKELLQLKRFAWRELQIATDNFSERNVLGQGGFQKVYKGVLPDGTKIAVKREYKQELSHYGQKINIILSKLRKQITLCNLQIEEAEYIRKLMKLFEVAYHL; translated from the exons ATGGGTACATGGAAGGTTGCCCCTGCTCTGGTAGCTGGTTGTGTTGCAATATTGAAGCCTTCCGAATTGGCATCTGT GACATGTTTGGAGTTGGCTGACATATGCAAAGAA TCTAAGATGAAGCGCATTGGAATTGATACTGAAGCACTCAAAGAGCTCTTTGGGAAGAAAATTATGGAGCTTGAGGAGGAAAAAAGAAAAGTGCAG AAATCTCAAGATGTTCATGGCCAAAAATTGAAAGCACTGGAAGCACAG GTCCAATTGCAGCATAAAATGAAGCAAAAGGCAGAACAATTTCGACAATGGAAAGCTTCTCGAGAAAAGGAGTTACTTCAG CTGAAAAGATTTGCTTGGAGAGAACTGCAAATAGCTACAGACAACTTTAGTGAGAGAAATGTTTTAGGACAGGGAGGCTttcagaaggtttataaaggtgTTCTACCCGATGGCACAAAAATTGCTGTTAAAAG AGAGTATAAGCAGGAACTGTCCCACTATGGTCAAAAGATCAACATCATCCTTAGCAAACTCAGGAAGCAAATCACTCTCTGCAATCTACAGATAG AGGAGGCAGAATATATTCGCAAGCTCATGAAACTTTTCGAGGTTGCCTATCATCTTTGA